A region of Veillonellaceae bacterium DNA encodes the following proteins:
- a CDS encoding lytic transglycosylase domain-containing protein, producing MRIALKRRKREVRRHQGNTGAMVFVLLLALLSMLVLFLLHNSAFLRPSVEVSILIEKSAAEQHVSPSLLEAVILTESKFDAKAVSHVGAVGMMQLMPETADWISEESGLPSDNLSRPDENIPLGAWYLNFLLKKYHNNEVLALAAYNAGRGNVDEWVEKYNWGEGFSKIDEIPFPETREFVKTVVSARDRLESERKEKEKEKNGS from the coding sequence ATGAGAATTGCTCTGAAACGCAGGAAAAGGGAAGTCAGACGCCACCAGGGAAACACCGGGGCTATGGTGTTTGTCCTTTTGCTTGCGCTTTTGAGCATGCTGGTGCTTTTTCTTTTGCATAATTCTGCATTTCTCCGCCCGAGCGTGGAGGTTTCGATCCTGATTGAGAAAAGTGCGGCGGAGCAGCATGTGTCGCCTTCTCTTCTGGAAGCGGTCATCCTGACGGAAAGCAAGTTTGATGCCAAGGCTGTTTCCCATGTGGGAGCGGTCGGCATGATGCAGCTCATGCCGGAAACGGCGGATTGGATTTCCGAAGAAAGCGGCCTTCCGTCGGACAATTTGAGCCGGCCGGATGAAAATATCCCGCTTGGCGCATGGTACCTGAATTTCCTTTTGAAGAAGTACCACAATAATGAAGTGCTGGCTCTTGCCGCCTACAATGCCGGCCGCGGCAATGTCGACGAGTGGGTGGAAAAGTACAACTGGGGCGAAGGCTTTTCAAAAATTGATGAAATCCCCTTCCCGGAAACGCGCGAATTCGTGAAGACGGTCGTCAGCGCAAGGGACAGGCTCGAATCGGAGAGGAAGGAAAAGGAGAAAGAGAAAAATGGCAGTTGA
- the coaE gene encoding dephospho-CoA kinase (Dephospho-CoA kinase (CoaE) performs the final step in coenzyme A biosynthesis.): MYRIGLTGGVGSGKSAVSNYMHTLGIPVIDGDKLAREAVTPGSQAMARMEQVFGKEIFNEDGTLDRLKTAEIIFTNEEKRQQLNDIIHPYIWYRTQEELYRAQDEGHSVVVLDMPLLLEISWQLRVEAVWIVEVPLEVQIKRVINRDHFTREQVLERIGKQMPTLNKLNYADVVIDNSHSVEETERQVREALKHVPGFAFPEGMEV, encoded by the coding sequence TTGTACAGGATAGGACTTACGGGAGGGGTTGGAAGCGGAAAAAGCGCTGTTTCCAATTACATGCATACATTGGGAATCCCGGTGATCGACGGGGATAAGCTGGCCCGCGAAGCGGTCACGCCGGGAAGCCAGGCCATGGCGAGGATGGAGCAGGTCTTCGGGAAGGAAATCTTCAATGAGGACGGCACTCTTGACCGCCTGAAAACGGCCGAGATCATTTTTACGAATGAAGAGAAAAGGCAGCAGCTGAACGACATCATTCATCCTTATATCTGGTACCGCACGCAGGAGGAGCTTTACCGCGCGCAGGACGAAGGCCATTCCGTCGTCGTCCTTGATATGCCGCTCCTTCTTGAAATCAGCTGGCAGCTTCGTGTCGAAGCCGTATGGATCGTAGAGGTGCCGCTTGAGGTCCAGATCAAACGCGTCATAAACCGTGATCATTTCACGAGGGAACAGGTACTGGAAAGAATAGGCAAGCAGATGCCGACATTAAACAAGCTGAACTATGCTGATGTCGTCATTGACAACAGCCATTCCGTCGAAGAAACGGAAAGGCAGGTCAGGGAGGCGCTGAAGCATGTTCCGGGATTTGCATTTCCGGAGGGAATGGAAGTATGA
- the polA gene encoding DNA polymerase I, which yields MENKLAIIDGSSLLYRAFYALPPTMTSPDGVPTNAVYGFLRMLLSLYRELDPAYVAVTFDKDRQTFRTEMYDGYKATRKPAPAELVPQFDLILEVMHVMGVAVYSLSGYEGDDVLGTLSARYEKELPVAIVTGDRDALQLASENTTVYLTQKGISSMSEMTPKAVEEKYGITPSQVIDMKALMGDTADNIPGVPGIGEKTALKLLTQYKTLDNLYAHVDEIKGAQGKKLAAGKDMAYLSYKLAAIKRDVPMETTLEEMAQPVHISEMKELFSRLGINLLSQFGELPRFTALAEAKKEEVAKAGEKAEDWKDDLSFEGKETAISFDLEGTAPFYKARGAVIAENGHAYFVKPEQFAEAAEALKKAKVVITENSKPIMETDFPWEGIPLFDTTIAAYLLDPTRTTYPLSYLAGLFKKPEIYADEMKDFASRGAAISLFLLSIYEDARDMLKKNGVEKLYDEVEQPLVKVLAAMEKAGIATDTKRWEEVHADMKSREEALISKIYEEAGEEFNINSPKQLGHILFEKMGLPAGKKTKTGYSTAADVLEELAEQYPFVKNILEYRSLSKLISTYLEALPLLIRKETGRIHTTFNQTVTATGRLSSSDPNLQNIPVRTEEGKKIRSLFVPGEGYDSFISSDYSQVELRVLAHMSEDEGLIRAFLNKEDIHRRTAAEVMGIPFEDVTPEQRSHAKAVNFGIIYGISDFGLARQLGITRTAAADYIKAYFERYPSIHAFMNRMIEDARKTGRAVTLYGRYRELADINSKNFQRRSFAERTAMNTPIQGTAADIMKMAMIAVYDKMQAGNFKSRVLLQVHDELVAEVTADEKEAVAKLLKETMESVVSLRVPLVADVNEGKNWAETK from the coding sequence ATGGAAAATAAATTAGCCATCATCGATGGCAGCAGCCTTCTGTACCGCGCGTTTTATGCGCTTCCTCCGACGATGACGTCGCCTGACGGCGTGCCGACGAATGCCGTCTATGGTTTTCTTCGCATGCTTCTTTCTCTTTACCGCGAGCTTGATCCGGCTTACGTAGCCGTCACCTTCGATAAAGACCGCCAGACGTTCCGCACGGAAATGTATGACGGGTACAAAGCGACAAGAAAACCGGCTCCGGCCGAGCTCGTTCCGCAGTTCGATCTCATCCTTGAAGTCATGCACGTCATGGGCGTTGCTGTCTACAGCCTTTCCGGCTATGAAGGCGACGATGTCCTGGGCACGCTTTCTGCGCGCTATGAAAAGGAACTGCCTGTCGCTATCGTGACAGGGGACCGCGATGCGCTGCAGCTGGCAAGCGAGAATACGACCGTCTACCTCACGCAGAAGGGGATTTCTTCCATGTCTGAAATGACGCCGAAAGCTGTCGAGGAAAAGTACGGCATCACGCCGTCCCAGGTCATCGATATGAAAGCGCTTATGGGCGATACCGCCGACAACATCCCGGGCGTCCCGGGTATCGGTGAAAAGACCGCGCTGAAACTTCTGACGCAGTACAAGACGCTCGACAATCTCTATGCGCATGTCGATGAAATCAAGGGTGCTCAGGGAAAGAAGCTTGCTGCCGGTAAAGACATGGCATACCTTTCCTACAAGCTTGCTGCAATCAAGAGAGATGTTCCTATGGAAACGACATTGGAAGAAATGGCGCAGCCGGTCCATATCAGTGAAATGAAGGAACTCTTCAGCCGCCTCGGTATCAATCTTCTCTCCCAGTTCGGCGAACTTCCCCGCTTCACGGCTCTGGCCGAAGCGAAGAAGGAAGAAGTCGCAAAGGCAGGGGAGAAGGCAGAAGACTGGAAGGATGATCTGTCCTTTGAAGGAAAGGAAACCGCCATTTCCTTTGACCTTGAAGGAACGGCTCCTTTCTATAAAGCCAGGGGTGCAGTCATTGCAGAAAATGGCCATGCCTACTTTGTAAAGCCTGAGCAATTCGCTGAAGCGGCAGAGGCCTTAAAGAAAGCCAAGGTCGTCATCACAGAAAACAGCAAGCCCATCATGGAAACAGATTTCCCATGGGAAGGGATTCCTCTCTTTGATACGACGATAGCCGCTTATCTTCTTGATCCGACAAGAACGACGTACCCGCTCTCTTACCTGGCAGGCCTTTTCAAGAAGCCTGAAATTTATGCTGACGAGATGAAGGACTTTGCTTCCAGGGGCGCAGCCATTTCCCTCTTCCTCCTTTCCATTTATGAGGATGCCAGGGACATGCTCAAGAAGAACGGCGTTGAAAAGCTCTATGATGAAGTCGAGCAGCCGCTCGTGAAGGTCCTTGCCGCTATGGAAAAGGCAGGCATTGCCACGGACACGAAGCGCTGGGAAGAAGTCCACGCTGACATGAAGTCCAGGGAAGAAGCGCTGATTTCCAAAATCTACGAAGAAGCAGGGGAAGAATTCAATATCAATTCGCCCAAGCAGCTCGGCCATATCCTTTTTGAAAAGATGGGCCTTCCTGCGGGAAAGAAGACGAAGACAGGATACTCGACGGCCGCTGACGTTCTGGAAGAACTGGCTGAGCAGTACCCGTTCGTGAAGAATATCCTTGAATACAGATCACTTTCCAAGCTGATTTCCACATACCTTGAAGCGCTGCCTCTTTTGATCCGTAAGGAAACGGGACGCATCCACACGACGTTCAACCAGACGGTCACGGCAACAGGACGCCTTTCAAGTTCCGATCCGAACCTGCAGAATATTCCTGTCAGGACGGAAGAAGGAAAGAAGATCAGGTCGCTCTTCGTTCCGGGAGAGGGTTACGATTCCTTCATTTCCTCCGATTACTCGCAGGTCGAGCTCCGCGTGCTCGCGCATATGTCAGAAGATGAAGGGCTCATCCGTGCCTTCCTCAATAAGGAAGACATCCACAGAAGAACAGCCGCTGAAGTCATGGGCATCCCGTTCGAGGACGTCACGCCCGAGCAGCGTTCGCATGCAAAAGCCGTCAACTTCGGCATCATCTATGGCATCAGCGATTTCGGCCTTGCCCGCCAGCTCGGCATCACAAGGACGGCTGCTGCCGACTATATCAAGGCATATTTTGAAAGATATCCGAGCATCCATGCGTTCATGAACAGGATGATCGAGGATGCAAGAAAGACAGGCCGCGCTGTGACGCTCTACGGACGTTACAGGGAGCTCGCCGATATCAACAGCAAGAATTTCCAGCGCCGCTCCTTTGCGGAAAGAACAGCGATGAACACGCCGATCCAGGGGACGGCTGCTGATATCATGAAGATGGCAATGATCGCCGTCTATGACAAGATGCAGGCAGGAAATTTCAAGAGCCGCGTGCTGCTGCAGGTCCACGATGAACTGGTGGCAGAAGTTACGGCCGACGAAAAGGAAGCAGTCGCAAAGCTTCTGAAGGAAACGATGGAATCCGTCGTAAGCCTCAGAGTGCCGCTTGTGGCTGATGTGAATGAAGGGAAAAACTGGGCGGAGACGAAGTAG
- a CDS encoding DUF111 family protein → MKALFVRCYGRLTADMMIGGLIDMGVPPVYLKSCLSDAGITADFMEKPNPAAQISAHYFHIFPEDFEGSLSMADFMARWRSLCEKVHPEWEETGWKVFRALASGLPEGKDDLSLIGVSIENAVSLYLLLCCLDYLETESLFTIPFSIEKGTSEAAKASLAILKSAGATDGEPVPAEDIHPFAAAILEGLSAGFISMDGRFLSDKTAYGSSSADKPTGDNTVCLYLGYYTDRAESVFGRHMKVFGANPDLEL, encoded by the coding sequence ATGAAAGCTTTATTCGTACGATGCTACGGCAGACTGACGGCGGATATGATGATCGGCGGACTGATCGACATGGGCGTGCCGCCCGTGTACCTGAAGTCCTGCCTTTCTGATGCAGGCATTACGGCAGATTTCATGGAAAAGCCGAACCCTGCTGCCCAGATTTCTGCGCACTACTTCCATATTTTCCCCGAAGATTTTGAAGGGTCTCTTTCCATGGCAGATTTCATGGCGCGCTGGAGAAGCCTTTGTGAAAAGGTGCATCCGGAATGGGAAGAAACAGGCTGGAAGGTATTCCGCGCTCTTGCATCCGGCCTCCCGGAAGGAAAGGATGACCTCTCTTTGATCGGAGTGTCCATAGAAAATGCGGTTTCCCTCTACCTTCTCTTATGCTGCCTGGATTATCTGGAAACAGAATCCCTTTTCACGATTCCTTTCTCCATAGAAAAGGGAACGTCAGAGGCGGCAAAGGCATCGCTTGCGATCCTCAAGAGCGCAGGCGCAACGGACGGGGAGCCGGTGCCTGCAGAAGACATCCATCCTTTTGCAGCAGCCATCCTTGAAGGACTGTCTGCCGGTTTCATTTCCATGGACGGCAGATTCCTTTCCGACAAGACAGCGTATGGAAGCTCCTCAGCTGACAAGCCGACAGGGGACAATACAGTCTGCCTGTACCTGGGATACTATACAGACCGTGCAGAGTCTGTTTTCGGACGCCATATGAAAGTATTCGGTGCCAACCCCGATCTCGAACTGTAA
- a CDS encoding nicotinate-nucleotide--dimethylbenzimidazole phosphoribosyltransferase, whose translation MSRIPELNKEAMEACQLYVDNLIKPIHSLGKLEEIAVRIAGVTGKVKPSYLNKAIVIFGGDTASDGENKTKGQLSHDEMKLVAQGAGPVNAAARMIDAPVYLIDVGLEQDTSDIEGVLTQKVIRGTHFGHPAMDDEVTAAAISVGMSVGKTLAGQGIEVIGLGNIGERSMLSALAVTTAIMKEDLKKASEKTGFALNISDVGDFAKDPVGTLSIVGSAEIAALFGLVVEAARCNMMVVFDNAVTGAAVLGAVTAYPEIRNFVIPSVYYEEPVHQMQMQKLGMKAFLHYDFTEAEGYGSALGLSLMDAAIDMLNQMKTFGSAGVDVAEDGPGAGRQREEIK comes from the coding sequence ATGAGCCGTATACCGGAATTGAACAAGGAAGCCATGGAAGCCTGCCAGCTTTACGTCGATAATCTGATCAAGCCGATCCATTCCCTGGGGAAACTGGAGGAAATCGCTGTCAGGATTGCAGGAGTGACGGGAAAAGTCAAGCCGTCTTACCTGAACAAGGCCATCGTCATTTTCGGCGGGGACACTGCTTCTGACGGGGAAAACAAGACGAAGGGACAGCTCTCTCATGATGAGATGAAGCTTGTCGCCCAGGGCGCAGGCCCGGTCAATGCGGCAGCGCGCATGATCGATGCGCCGGTCTACCTGATCGATGTGGGCCTTGAGCAGGATACGTCTGACATTGAAGGCGTCCTCACGCAGAAGGTCATCCGCGGGACGCACTTCGGCCATCCTGCCATGGATGATGAAGTGACGGCCGCTGCGATTTCCGTCGGCATGTCGGTGGGAAAGACACTGGCAGGGCAGGGCATCGAAGTGATCGGCCTTGGAAATATCGGGGAGCGCTCCATGCTTTCCGCACTGGCCGTGACGACAGCCATCATGAAGGAAGATTTGAAGAAGGCATCTGAAAAGACAGGTTTTGCCCTGAATATTTCTGATGTTGGCGATTTTGCCAAGGATCCTGTGGGAACGCTTTCCATCGTGGGATCGGCTGAAATTGCGGCGCTCTTCGGCCTTGTCGTCGAAGCGGCCCGTTGCAACATGATGGTCGTCTTTGACAATGCCGTAACAGGTGCTGCCGTTCTGGGAGCCGTGACGGCGTATCCGGAAATCCGGAATTTTGTCATTCCTTCCGTGTATTATGAAGAACCGGTCCACCAGATGCAGATGCAGAAACTTGGCATGAAAGCATTCCTCCATTATGATTTCACGGAAGCAGAAGGTTACGGTTCCGCGCTGGGACTTTCCCTCATGGATGCGGCAATCGACATGCTGAACCAGATGAAGACATTCGGTTCGGCCGGCGTCGATGTGGCTGAAGACGGTCCGGGCGCAGGCAGGCAGAGAGAGGAGATCAAGTGA
- the cobT gene encoding nicotinate-nucleotide--dimethylbenzimidazole phosphoribosyltransferase: protein MMGLLDETLNRIQPLDQDAMEQAGQRWSDLYLGMGNLGKMEDMVVRYAGITGEAIPDKPKCCMVIACADHGVYKQGVSAYPQSTTVGMTKSYVVAKGASANAMAYYAGADMVVVDVGINHDMSRVPGLLPRKIAWGTKDITEGPAMTRAQAIQAIETGIEIADKKAKEGYKVFTIGEMGISNTTSSACILGAFNHWNAIEVTGRGTNISDERLRHKVEVVQQALDVNQPDAGDGIDVLAKVGGFEFGCLAGVILGAAANHAMTIIDGFNTTASAFIARALLPEVVNYLMASHLSLEQAHKKSLAALGLAEYIDLDFRLGESVGAGIQMKMLEIALAAFRECVTKEEAGVKA from the coding sequence ATGATGGGTTTACTTGATGAAACTTTGAACCGCATCCAGCCGCTTGATCAGGATGCCATGGAGCAGGCCGGACAGCGCTGGAGTGACTTATATCTGGGCATGGGAAACCTTGGGAAAATGGAAGACATGGTGGTGCGCTATGCAGGCATCACGGGAGAGGCCATTCCGGACAAGCCCAAGTGCTGCATGGTGATTGCCTGCGCCGATCACGGCGTCTACAAGCAGGGCGTTTCCGCCTACCCGCAGTCGACAACGGTCGGCATGACGAAGTCCTATGTCGTCGCCAAGGGCGCATCGGCCAATGCGATGGCCTATTATGCAGGCGCTGACATGGTCGTCGTCGATGTGGGCATCAATCATGACATGAGCCGCGTGCCCGGCCTTCTTCCCCGGAAAATCGCATGGGGCACGAAGGATATCACCGAAGGTCCTGCCATGACAAGGGCACAGGCCATCCAGGCAATCGAGACCGGCATAGAAATCGCCGACAAGAAAGCTAAAGAGGGATACAAGGTCTTCACAATCGGTGAAATGGGGATTTCCAATACGACGTCGTCTGCGTGCATTTTAGGGGCTTTTAATCACTGGAATGCGATCGAGGTCACAGGACGCGGGACAAACATTTCCGATGAACGTCTCCGCCACAAGGTGGAGGTCGTGCAGCAGGCACTCGACGTGAACCAGCCTGATGCTGGTGACGGCATCGATGTCCTGGCCAAGGTCGGCGGGTTTGAGTTCGGATGCCTCGCCGGTGTCATCCTGGGAGCCGCTGCCAACCATGCGATGACGATCATTGACGGATTCAACACGACGGCAAGCGCCTTCATCGCAAGGGCGCTTCTTCCTGAAGTGGTGAATTACCTCATGGCGTCCCATCTGTCGCTCGAGCAGGCACACAAGAAGTCTCTGGCGGCGCTTGGCCTTGCTGAATACATCGACCTGGATTTCCGTCTCGGAGAATCTGTCGGAGCCGGCATCCAGATGAAAATGCTTGAAATTGCGCTTGCGGCATTCCGTGAGTGCGTGACAAAGGAAGAAGCGGGGGTGAAAGCATGA
- a CDS encoding aldehyde dehydrogenase family protein — protein MDYEKLYINGEWIPGASGTFIDVENPATREIFARVPAGNAEDVDKAAKAAHAAFPAWAAKTLDERIALMEKFLEIFRSQEDGLIDITIKELGSPWAFTKGSQVEYQYVRTRSYIDLAPTVPMVEKMAESTTYREPVGVVGCITPWNYPLGQVIQKIIPALLMGNTIILKPSQHTPLSAYWLVDAFEKAGFPKGVFNLVTGRGGEVGNALSSHPLVDMISFTGSTKGGVTVSKHALESIKRISLELGGKSPYVILKAEDHDYNKPIHLCFNTIFLNSGQTCTAFSRLLIPESEKETIEKQLIEIAKEYTVGDPEDHNVKLGPVSSRAQYDKITSYIKKGIEEGATLLYGEVPKDLGETGGYYIHPVIFTDVKNSMTIAQDEIFGPVLCVITYKDIDDAVAIANDVRYGLNAGVYGPKQEAIAVAHRIQSGNVYINDSPRDTAAPFGGYKESGIGREGGVYGMIEFTQQKALFDTCKE, from the coding sequence TTGGATTACGAAAAGTTATACATCAACGGAGAATGGATCCCGGGCGCATCCGGCACATTCATCGACGTCGAGAACCCGGCGACCCGTGAAATTTTCGCCAGAGTGCCGGCCGGCAATGCAGAGGACGTGGACAAGGCTGCCAAAGCCGCTCACGCTGCTTTCCCTGCATGGGCTGCCAAGACACTTGACGAAAGAATCGCCCTCATGGAGAAATTCCTGGAAATCTTCAGGAGCCAGGAAGACGGCCTGATCGACATCACGATCAAGGAACTCGGCTCCCCGTGGGCTTTCACGAAAGGATCGCAGGTCGAATACCAGTACGTCCGCACCCGTTCCTACATCGATCTGGCACCGACCGTTCCCATGGTTGAAAAAATGGCAGAATCCACAACATACAGAGAACCAGTCGGCGTCGTCGGCTGCATCACTCCGTGGAACTACCCTCTCGGCCAGGTCATCCAGAAAATCATCCCGGCTCTCCTGATGGGCAATACCATCATCCTGAAGCCAAGCCAGCATACGCCGCTTTCTGCCTACTGGCTCGTCGATGCTTTTGAAAAGGCAGGATTCCCGAAAGGCGTCTTCAACCTCGTCACAGGCCGCGGCGGAGAAGTCGGCAATGCCCTCTCCTCCCATCCGCTCGTTGACATGATTTCCTTCACCGGCTCCACCAAGGGCGGCGTCACCGTCAGCAAGCATGCGCTTGAATCCATAAAGCGCATCAGCCTCGAACTAGGCGGCAAGTCCCCATATGTCATTTTGAAAGCAGAAGACCACGACTATAACAAGCCGATCCATCTCTGCTTCAATACCATTTTCCTGAACTCCGGACAGACCTGCACCGCATTCTCCCGTCTCCTCATTCCTGAAAGCGAAAAAGAAACAATCGAGAAGCAGCTCATTGAAATCGCCAAAGAATACACCGTCGGCGATCCGGAAGATCACAATGTCAAGCTCGGACCTGTTTCCTCACGCGCCCAGTATGACAAGATCACCAGCTATATCAAGAAGGGCATCGAAGAAGGCGCTACACTCCTCTACGGCGAAGTTCCGAAGGATCTTGGCGAAACCGGCGGCTACTACATCCATCCGGTCATCTTCACCGACGTCAAGAACAGCATGACGATCGCCCAGGATGAAATCTTCGGACCAGTCCTCTGCGTCATCACTTACAAGGACATCGACGATGCCGTTGCCATTGCCAACGACGTACGCTATGGCCTGAATGCCGGCGTCTATGGCCCGAAACAGGAAGCTATCGCCGTCGCTCACCGCATCCAGTCCGGCAATGTCTATATCAATGACAGCCCGAGAGATACGGCAGCACCGTTCGGCGGATACAAGGAAAGCGGTATCGGCCGTGAAGGCGGCGTCTACGGCATGATCGAATTCACGCAGCAGAAAGCTCTCTTCGATACATGCAAGGAATAA
- a CDS encoding DUF2939 domain-containing protein, with the protein MKQSLLKKIIIAIIVILSAAAGWYFFYWKNTPAYAAGEIQQAVQHKDLQLFEERVDLRKVYSSALDDSASMLANDGKPDHRFAAAIIKSLKPQLIDELIRQTELKFQNGDTEPKSITGKAAQTLTAYAGSSALSLAGILDVKNNDKGAVANVKLHDKDLNKDFVWKVQLEKDINGNWAATKVLNVKEYLQEREAAGKL; encoded by the coding sequence ATGAAACAATCTCTTCTTAAGAAAATAATCATCGCCATCATCGTCATCCTCTCCGCCGCTGCCGGCTGGTACTTCTTCTACTGGAAAAATACGCCCGCCTATGCGGCAGGAGAAATCCAGCAGGCCGTACAGCATAAGGACCTGCAGCTCTTCGAAGAACGCGTAGACCTCAGGAAGGTCTATTCCTCAGCCTTGGACGACTCCGCATCCATGCTTGCCAATGACGGAAAACCCGATCACCGCTTTGCTGCCGCCATCATCAAATCCCTGAAGCCGCAGCTCATCGATGAACTCATCCGCCAGACAGAGCTCAAATTCCAAAACGGCGATACCGAGCCGAAATCCATCACAGGCAAGGCCGCGCAGACCCTCACCGCCTATGCCGGCTCCTCCGCCCTTTCCCTGGCAGGCATCCTTGATGTCAAGAACAATGACAAGGGCGCCGTCGCCAATGTCAAGCTCCACGATAAGGACCTCAACAAGGACTTCGTATGGAAAGTACAGCTTGAAAAGGACATCAACGGAAACTGGGCCGCAACGAAGGTACTGAACGTCAAGGAATACCTGCAGGAAAGAGAAGCGGCCGGAAAACTATAA
- a CDS encoding class I SAM-dependent rRNA methyltransferase, whose product MEKCKEAVITKRAELAARGGHPWIYSTEVMKVEEGAEPGDLVRVLSVKGKFVGTGFYNPHSKITIRIFSVNANDTFDAAFWKRRMAYAVDYRLQVMRPEDMNCCRLVFGEADQMPGLTVDRFGTVLSVQILSLGIEKRKDVILNALIEVLNERNLHVSAVYERNDVKIRELEGMEQFKGFFDSPLLDPKAKTTTAGIVENGIRYTVDVENGQKTGFFLDQKFNRLAAAAIARNRHVLDCFTHTGAFALNAAKGGAASVTAVDISQEAVDMTKKNAEANHLDIDVVKADVFDYLVKLDQEHNHDFDYIILDPPAFTKSGKTVHEAFRGYKEINCRAMKILPRGGYLATCSCSHFMGEELFVKMVKEAARDAGVTLRQIEFRQQAPDHPILMTVPETYYLKFFLFQIV is encoded by the coding sequence ATGGAAAAGTGTAAAGAAGCAGTCATTACGAAAAGAGCGGAACTGGCGGCCAGGGGCGGCCATCCCTGGATCTACTCGACCGAGGTCATGAAGGTGGAAGAAGGGGCAGAACCGGGCGACCTTGTCCGCGTATTGTCCGTCAAGGGAAAATTTGTCGGAACGGGTTTCTACAATCCGCATTCGAAGATCACGATCCGCATCTTCTCCGTCAATGCCAATGATACATTTGATGCAGCATTCTGGAAGCGCAGGATGGCGTATGCTGTCGATTACCGCCTGCAGGTCATGCGTCCGGAGGATATGAACTGCTGTCGCCTCGTCTTCGGCGAAGCCGACCAGATGCCCGGCCTTACGGTCGACCGCTTCGGCACGGTTCTTTCCGTGCAGATTCTTTCCCTCGGGATTGAAAAGAGAAAGGATGTCATCTTAAATGCGCTGATCGAAGTGCTGAATGAAAGAAATCTTCATGTATCAGCCGTCTATGAAAGAAATGACGTGAAGATCAGGGAACTGGAAGGCATGGAACAGTTCAAGGGATTCTTTGATTCCCCGCTCCTCGATCCGAAGGCAAAGACGACGACGGCAGGCATTGTGGAAAACGGCATCCGCTACACGGTCGACGTGGAAAACGGCCAGAAGACAGGCTTCTTCCTCGATCAGAAGTTCAACCGCCTTGCGGCTGCTGCCATTGCAAGGAACCGTCATGTCCTTGACTGCTTCACCCATACCGGCGCATTTGCTTTAAATGCGGCCAAGGGCGGCGCAGCATCTGTCACAGCTGTCGATATTTCCCAGGAAGCCGTCGACATGACAAAGAAGAATGCAGAAGCCAATCATCTGGATATCGATGTCGTCAAGGCCGATGTTTTTGATTACCTTGTGAAACTTGATCAGGAACACAACCATGACTTTGACTACATCATCCTCGACCCTCCTGCTTTCACAAAGTCGGGGAAGACCGTTCATGAAGCCTTCCGCGGTTACAAGGAAATCAACTGCCGCGCGATGAAGATCCTGCCAAGAGGCGGCTACCTTGCCACCTGCTCCTGCTCGCACTTCATGGGCGAGGAACTCTTCGTGAAAATGGTGAAGGAAGCAGCCAGAGATGCAGGCGTGACACTGCGCCAGATCGAATTCCGCCAGCAGGCCCCGGATCATCCGATCCTCATGACCGTGCCGGAAACATACTACCTGAAATTCTTCCTTTTCCAGATTGTCTAA
- a CDS encoding DUF488 domain-containing protein, translating into MDVQVKRVYEAPEESDGFRILTDRLWPRGISKEKAALGIWDKSIAPSTELRKWFGHDPEKFEEFKKRYAEELSGNPDTEKFISLIREELQKGPVTLLYGAKDEIHNQAVVLKEFLKDK; encoded by the coding sequence ATGGATGTACAGGTAAAGCGCGTATATGAAGCGCCCGAGGAGTCGGACGGCTTCCGCATTTTGACGGACAGGCTCTGGCCGAGGGGCATTTCCAAGGAAAAGGCAGCGCTCGGGATCTGGGACAAGTCGATTGCCCCATCGACGGAGCTTAGGAAATGGTTCGGTCATGATCCGGAAAAATTCGAGGAGTTCAAGAAAAGATATGCGGAAGAACTTTCAGGAAATCCGGATACGGAGAAGTTCATTTCACTTATCAGGGAAGAGCTTCAAAAGGGCCCTGTGACGCTTCTTTATGGTGCGAAGGATGAAATCCATAACCAGGCCGTCGTTCTCAAGGAATTCCTGAAGGATAAATAA